A genomic segment from Takifugu rubripes chromosome 20, fTakRub1.2, whole genome shotgun sequence encodes:
- the LOC115247270 gene encoding cytochrome P450 2J6-like isoform X3, with product MVCVSGHKMVKEAIVTQADNFVDRPYDPISARVYGGQTDGLFQSNGEVWKRQRRFALSTLRNFGLGKNILEQSICEEAQHLLEEMRSHGGKPFNPARLFNNTVSNIICQLVMGKRFEYSDHKFQMLLKYLSEVLVLEGSFWGLLYEAFPSVMKHLPGPHNKVFSHFNHLKDFMNEEIQNHKKDLDHNNPRDYIDAFIIEMEKNKDTNLGFTETNLAMCSLDLFIAGTETTATTLLWALVYLINNPDIQGKVQAEIDQVIGQNRQPTMADRPNLPYTDAVIHEIQRMGNIVPLNGPRMAAKDTTLGGYFIPKGTSLMPILTSVLFDKNEWETPDKFNPGHFLDAEGKFKKREALLPFSAGKRVCLGEGLAKMELFLFFVSLFQNFTFFVPGGAELNTEGITGTTRVPHPFEILARPR from the exons ATGGTTTGCGTGTCTGGCCACAAGATGGTGAAGGAGGCCATTGTGACACAAGCTGATAACTTTGTTGACAGACCATATGATCCAATTTCCGCTAGGGTGTATGGAGGACAGACAG ATGGTCTGTTCCAAAGCAATGGTGAAGTGTGGAAGAGACAGCGGCGCTTTGCCTTGTCCACCCTAAGAAACTTCGGTTTGGGTAAAAATATCTTGGAGCAGAGTATCTGTGAGGAGGCCCAACACCtcctggaggagatgaggagtcATGGAG GTAAACCCTTCAACCCAGCCAGACTCTTTAACAACACCGTGTCCAACATCATCTGCCAGTTGGTGATGGGGAAACGGTTTGAGTACAGTGATCACAAATTCCAGATGTTGCTGAAATATCTCTCTGAAGTTCTTGTGCTGGAGGGttctttttggggtttg TTGTATGAAGCGTTTCCTTCGGTGATGAAGCACCTGCCAGGTCCTCACAATAAAGTCTTTAGCCATTTTAACCATCTCAAAGACTTCATGAATGAGGAGATACAGAACCATAAGAAGGATTTGGACCACAACAATCCCAGAGACTACATCGATGCTTTCATCATTGAGATGGAGAAA AACAAAGACACTAATCTGGGCTTCACTGAGACCAACCTGGCTATGTGTTCTTTGGATCTGTTCATCGCCGGAACTGAGACGACCGCCACGACACTGCTGTGGGCCCTGGTTTACCTCATCAACAACCCTGACATCCAGG GGAAAGTTCAGGCTGAGATAGACCAAGTGATCGGACAGAACCGCCAGCCCACTATGGCGGACAGACCCAACCTGCCCTACACGGATGCTGTCATCCACGAGATCCAGAGGATGGGGAACATCGTTCCACTCAATGGACCCAGAATGGCTGCCAAGGACACGACCCTGGGTGGTTACTTCATACCAAAG GGGACGTCCTTGATGCCCATCCTGACCTCTGTGCTGTTCGATAAGAATGAATGGGAGACTCCTGACAAATTCAACCCAGGACACTTCCTGGATGCTGAGGGAAAGTTTAAGAAGCGAGAAGCTCTCCTCCCGTTCTCAGCTG GGAAGCGTGTGTGTCTTGGGGAAGGTCTCGCCAAGATGGAGTTATTCCTGTTTTTCGTCAGTTTATTCCAGAATTTCACTTTCTTTGTTCCCGGTGGTGCAGAACTGAACACGGAGGGAATCACTGGAACTACACGTGTTCCACACCCCTTCGAGATTCTCGCCAGACCACGCTGA
- the LOC115247270 gene encoding cytochrome P450 2J5-like isoform X2, protein MDSKNLHLYFNKLADVHGNVFSFRLGGDKMVCVSGHKMVKEAIVTQADNFVDRPYDPISARVYGGQTDGLFQSNGEVWKRQRRFALSTLRNFGLGKNILEQSICEEAQHLLEEMRSHGGKPFNPARLFNNTVSNIICQLVMGKRFEYSDHKFQMLLKYLSEVLVLEGSFWGLLYEAFPSVMKHLPGPHNKVFSHFNHLKDFMNEEIQNHKKDLDHNNPRDYIDAFIIEMEKNKDTNLGFTETNLAMCSLDLFIAGTETTATTLLWALVYLINNPDIQGKVQAEIDQVIGQNRQPTMADRPNLPYTDAVIHEIQRMGNIVPLNGPRMAAKDTTLGGYFIPKGTSLMPILTSVLFDKNEWETPDKFNPGHFLDAEGKFKKREALLPFSAGKRVCLGEGLAKMELFLFFVSLFQNFTFFVPGGAELNTEGITGTTRVPHPFEILARPR, encoded by the exons CTGGCTGATGTCCATGGGAATGTGTTCAGCTTTCGCCTTGGTGGTGACAAGATGGTTTGCGTGTCTGGCCACAAGATGGTGAAGGAGGCCATTGTGACACAAGCTGATAACTTTGTTGACAGACCATATGATCCAATTTCCGCTAGGGTGTATGGAGGACAGACAG ATGGTCTGTTCCAAAGCAATGGTGAAGTGTGGAAGAGACAGCGGCGCTTTGCCTTGTCCACCCTAAGAAACTTCGGTTTGGGTAAAAATATCTTGGAGCAGAGTATCTGTGAGGAGGCCCAACACCtcctggaggagatgaggagtcATGGAG GTAAACCCTTCAACCCAGCCAGACTCTTTAACAACACCGTGTCCAACATCATCTGCCAGTTGGTGATGGGGAAACGGTTTGAGTACAGTGATCACAAATTCCAGATGTTGCTGAAATATCTCTCTGAAGTTCTTGTGCTGGAGGGttctttttggggtttg TTGTATGAAGCGTTTCCTTCGGTGATGAAGCACCTGCCAGGTCCTCACAATAAAGTCTTTAGCCATTTTAACCATCTCAAAGACTTCATGAATGAGGAGATACAGAACCATAAGAAGGATTTGGACCACAACAATCCCAGAGACTACATCGATGCTTTCATCATTGAGATGGAGAAA AACAAAGACACTAATCTGGGCTTCACTGAGACCAACCTGGCTATGTGTTCTTTGGATCTGTTCATCGCCGGAACTGAGACGACCGCCACGACACTGCTGTGGGCCCTGGTTTACCTCATCAACAACCCTGACATCCAGG GGAAAGTTCAGGCTGAGATAGACCAAGTGATCGGACAGAACCGCCAGCCCACTATGGCGGACAGACCCAACCTGCCCTACACGGATGCTGTCATCCACGAGATCCAGAGGATGGGGAACATCGTTCCACTCAATGGACCCAGAATGGCTGCCAAGGACACGACCCTGGGTGGTTACTTCATACCAAAG GGGACGTCCTTGATGCCCATCCTGACCTCTGTGCTGTTCGATAAGAATGAATGGGAGACTCCTGACAAATTCAACCCAGGACACTTCCTGGATGCTGAGGGAAAGTTTAAGAAGCGAGAAGCTCTCCTCCCGTTCTCAGCTG GGAAGCGTGTGTGTCTTGGGGAAGGTCTCGCCAAGATGGAGTTATTCCTGTTTTTCGTCAGTTTATTCCAGAATTTCACTTTCTTTGTTCCCGGTGGTGCAGAACTGAACACGGAGGGAATCACTGGAACTACACGTGTTCCACACCCCTTCGAGATTCTCGCCAGACCACGCTGA